The following coding sequences lie in one Peribacillus frigoritolerans genomic window:
- a CDS encoding ArsR/SmtB family transcription factor yields MSINPNMVEIASLLGETSRATILASLLDGRFHTAGELALMAVITPQTASFHLSKLVEGNLVKVEKHGRHRYYQLANGEIAQILESFLAISPPPQVRSLKQSSQVKMLQEARTCYDHLAGKLGVQLTESMLKAGYLKKEEREFTVTPKGNHFFSEFGIDLLDLRRKRRTFSHSCLDWSERHHHLGGALGNGLLTHFFDLGWIVRVPSIRAVKVTPKGKEGFKEVFCIEV; encoded by the coding sequence GTGAGTATAAATCCAAATATGGTGGAGATAGCCTCCCTCCTAGGAGAAACGTCACGTGCAACAATACTTGCTAGTTTACTGGATGGGCGTTTTCATACTGCAGGTGAATTAGCATTGATGGCTGTAATAACACCTCAAACTGCCAGCTTTCACCTTTCTAAATTAGTGGAAGGTAACCTTGTTAAAGTTGAAAAACACGGGCGACATCGTTACTATCAGCTAGCAAATGGAGAAATTGCGCAGATTTTAGAATCGTTTCTTGCCATTTCCCCACCTCCTCAAGTTCGGTCGTTAAAACAATCAAGCCAAGTTAAAATGCTTCAGGAAGCCAGAACCTGTTATGATCATTTGGCAGGAAAACTAGGAGTCCAATTAACTGAATCGATGTTGAAGGCCGGATATTTGAAAAAAGAAGAGAGAGAGTTTACAGTTACGCCCAAAGGAAATCATTTTTTTTCTGAATTCGGCATCGATTTACTTGATTTAAGAAGAAAACGCCGTACATTTTCCCACTCATGTTTAGATTGGAGTGAACGTCACCATCATCTTGGTGGAGCTTTAGGGAATGGGCTTCTTACACATTTTTTTGATTTAGGCTGGATAGTCCGTGTTCCATCTATTCGCGCAGTAAAAGTAACACCTAAAGGGAAAGAAGGATTTAAAGAAGTTTTTTGTATAGAGGTATAA
- a CDS encoding DHA2 family efflux MFS transporter permease subunit — protein sequence MSSTNRKQTTIVALLLAGTFIAILNQTLMITAIPPVMEEMNVTANSAQWLTTVFMLVNGIMIPVSAFLLERFTTRQLFLSAMGIFAIGTLVAGLAPNFGMLLLGRMIQSSGAGIMLPLMQTVFLMIFPVHKRGAAMGLVGLVISFAPAIGPALSGWVTETYSWRVLFFIILPIAIIDIIVAFFALKNVTEVTRPKVDVLSIILSSVGFGGLLYGFTAAGNYGWTDGSTIISLGIGTISLVWFIKRQLRLKHPMLEFRVFTYSLFPIAIIIGAITFMGLIGAETLIPLFMQNMRGFTAFEAGLAILPGALITGIMSPFIGRIFDRIGARWLVIGGLLLITASSFTFIDVGPSTSFTFIMLMYSIRMFGLAMVMMPVSTAALNQLPKRLIAHGAAMDNTMKMIAASVGTAILVTVMTSATENAQQRPEIVHPDMYGAQISFIVVAVLSLISFLISFKIKDQKSAGKEIGEKN from the coding sequence TTGAGTTCAACAAATCGTAAACAGACAACAATTGTTGCTCTTTTGCTTGCGGGTACATTTATTGCGATCTTGAATCAAACATTAATGATTACCGCCATTCCTCCTGTAATGGAGGAGATGAATGTTACGGCAAATAGTGCACAGTGGCTAACAACCGTTTTTATGCTGGTTAATGGGATCATGATCCCTGTTAGCGCGTTTTTACTGGAGCGCTTTACCACCAGACAGCTTTTCCTTTCCGCGATGGGGATTTTTGCTATTGGTACATTGGTAGCGGGGCTAGCTCCAAATTTTGGAATGCTGCTGCTAGGACGGATGATTCAGTCGAGCGGAGCCGGAATTATGCTCCCGTTAATGCAGACAGTCTTCCTAATGATTTTCCCTGTTCATAAACGGGGTGCAGCCATGGGACTGGTCGGGCTGGTCATTTCCTTCGCGCCGGCTATTGGGCCCGCTTTGTCGGGCTGGGTTACGGAGACCTACTCATGGAGGGTGTTATTCTTTATCATACTTCCAATTGCCATTATTGATATCATAGTTGCGTTCTTCGCTTTAAAAAATGTAACAGAAGTTACACGGCCAAAAGTGGATGTGCTTTCGATTATTTTATCTTCCGTAGGTTTCGGTGGATTATTGTATGGATTTACAGCTGCTGGTAATTATGGCTGGACAGACGGGAGTACCATCATATCCCTAGGCATTGGAACAATTTCACTTGTATGGTTTATCAAAAGGCAATTGCGATTGAAGCATCCAATGCTGGAGTTCCGGGTGTTCACGTATTCATTATTCCCGATTGCTATTATTATTGGAGCCATTACCTTTATGGGGCTGATTGGTGCCGAAACGCTCATCCCGCTATTTATGCAAAACATGCGAGGATTTACTGCCTTTGAAGCTGGATTAGCGATACTCCCTGGAGCACTTATTACCGGAATAATGTCACCGTTCATTGGACGTATTTTTGACCGGATTGGGGCCAGGTGGCTGGTTATTGGCGGATTACTCCTCATAACCGCTTCCTCCTTTACTTTTATAGATGTTGGTCCTTCGACAAGTTTTACATTTATTATGCTCATGTACAGTATTCGGATGTTCGGATTAGCCATGGTTATGATGCCTGTTTCAACGGCCGCCTTGAACCAGCTGCCTAAACGGTTAATCGCCCATGGTGCAGCAATGGATAATACGATGAAAATGATTGCCGCATCTGTAGGTACTGCAATACTTGTTACTGTGATGACATCAGCTACCGAAAATGCTCAGCAGCGTCCCGAGATAGTCCATCCTGATATGTATGGCGCGCAAATCTCATTTATTGTCGTCGCTGTACTTTCGTTAATTAGCTTCCTCATTTCTTTTAAAATAAAGGATCAAAAATCAGCAGGAAAAGAGATAGGAGAGAAGAATTAA